Proteins encoded by one window of Rutidosis leptorrhynchoides isolate AG116_Rl617_1_P2 chromosome 7, CSIRO_AGI_Rlap_v1, whole genome shotgun sequence:
- the LOC139859419 gene encoding uncharacterized protein, whose product MASSFGCIASKLPFTYLGMPIGHKMNRKEAWDLVINKVNKLLSDWKARTMSFGGRLTLVKMVLSSLPVYFFSLFRAPSNVINWLERRGGLNIGSLKSKNLALLVKDRVVFSSGCWIFNWSWLRRITGRLHREIDQIVSMVKSCTSFGNCENSWLCKLDNSGLYKTRTMANKIDELSLPRNNSSIVTPRNNFLPQKIGIFIWITLRGRIPVRVELDKRGIDLDTLLCPMCNDALKEVNHGLISCKYAKEVWEGSYKWWGANVPVNANLSEFFNGAGHEGLSDYPKKIWQAIAWVAGYYIWMNRNLKVFRNDEWASPKVINEIQVKTYEWLNNRSKQKVAEWLQFLLHPNYMGLPHVNNLDPG is encoded by the exons ATGGCTTCTAGTTTTGGATGCATTGCAAGTAAGTTACCCTTTACGTACTTGGGAATGCCAATTGGTCACAAGATGAACCGTAAAGAAGCTTGGGACTTGGTGATTAATAAAGTTAATAAGCTGTTATCGGATTGGAAGGCACGAACTATGTCATTCGGGGGAAGATTAACACTCGTCAAAATGGTTCTTAGTAGCTTACCTGTCTACTTCTTCTCTTTGTTTCGTGCTCCCTCAAACGTCATCAATTGGCTTGAAA GGAGGGGCGGGTTAAACATTGGGTCACTTAAATCAAAAAATTTAGCGCTTTTGG TCAAAGATAGGGTTGTGTTTTCGAGTGGTTGCTGGATCTTCAACTGGAGCTGGTTAAGACGCATTACAGGCAGGCTACATCGTGAAATTGATCAAATCGTCTCAATGGTTAAAAGTTGCACATCATTCGGAAATTGTGAAAATTCATGGCTGTGCAAACTAGATAACAGTGGGTTATACAAAACAAGAACAATGGCTAATAAGATTGATGAACTTTCACTTCCTAGGAATAATTCGAGCATAGTGACACCCCGTAACAATTTTTTACCTCAAAAAATCGGTATATTTATATGGATAACTTTAAGAGGAAGAATTCCCGTTCGAGTTGAGCTTGATAAGAGAGGCATCGATCTTGACACTTTACTTTGTCCCATGTGCAATGATGCATTGAAAGAGGTGAATCACGGTTTAATTTCATGCAAGTATGCCAAAGAGGTTTGGGAGGGTAGCTACAAATGGTGGGGTGCTAATGTTCCAGTGAATGCTAACTTAAGTGAGTTTTTCAATGGCGCTGGCCACGAGGGATTATCTGATTACCCTAAAAAAATCTGGCAAGCCATTGCGTGGGTGGCGGGTTATTATATATGGATGAATAGGAATTTAAAGGTGTTCCGGAACGATGAGTGGGCGTCTCCAAAAGTTATCAATGAGATTCAAGTCAAAACATACGAGTGGTTAAATAATCGTTCAAAACAGAAGGTAGCCGAATGGCTTCAATTTTTACTCCATCCGAACTATATGGGTCTACCTCATGTCAACAATCTGGACCCAGGATGA